A single region of the Chelonia mydas isolate rCheMyd1 chromosome 4, rCheMyd1.pri.v2, whole genome shotgun sequence genome encodes:
- the SAP30 gene encoding histone deacetylase complex subunit SAP30, whose amino-acid sequence MNGFAPEEVTQRGGDAATTTVVAAVVANAAATVEVPALGLGPGAAAGATAGSAGPPGAAGPGAGQLCCLREEGERCSRAAGNASFSKRIQKSISQKKVKIELDKSARHLYICDFHKNLIQSVRNRRKRKGSDDDGDSPVQDIDTPEVDLYQLQVNTLRRYKRHFKLQTRPGLNKAQLVEIIGCHFRTIPVNEKDTLTYFIYSVKNDKNKPDLKMDSGVH is encoded by the exons ATGAACGGGTTCGCCCCCGAGGAGGTGACCCAGAGGGGGGGGGATGCCGCCACCACCACCGTCGTTGCTGCTGTTGTGGCCAATGCAGCCGCCACCGTGGAGGTGCCGGCGCTGGGGTTAGGTCCCGGCGCTGCCGCAGGTGCCACCGCCGGTTCTGCGGGGCCCCCCGGTGCTGccggccctggggctgggcagctgtgcTGCCTGCGCGAGGAAGGTGAGAGGTGCAGCCGGGCCGCCGGCAACGCCAGCTTCAGCAAGAGGATCCAGAAGAGCATCTCGCAGAAGAAGGTGAAGATCGAGCTGGATAAGAGC GCAAGACATCTTTATATTTGTGACTTCCACAAAAACTTAATTCAGAGTGTGCGaaacagaagaaagagaaaaggcagTGATGATGATGGTGACTCACCAGTGCAAGACATCGACACTCCAGAG GTTGACTTATATCAGTTACAAGTAAACACACTTCGAAGGTACAAAAGACACTTCAAGTTACAGACCAGACCAGGACTTAACAAAGCACAGCTTGTTGAA ATAATTGGTTGCCATTTTAGGACTATTCCAGTGAATGAAAAGGATACCTTAACATATTTCATCTACTCCGTGAAGAATGACAAGAACAAACCAGATCTAAAGATGGACAGTGGTGTTCACTAG